The following coding sequences are from one Kallotenue papyrolyticum window:
- a CDS encoding mechanosensitive ion channel family protein: protein MQPLLERWRDLQATLIGQLPEILLALIVLAIALLIDERVQLAVERIVGRRDGQRELARLLGRMARIAVVIVALLIIVSIFQWYPLLASFVASLGIAGLIIAFALQDITKNFAAGVLLLLLRPFRLEDQIRVRDFEGTVTDISLRATTLRTTDGTEVLVPNADVYISPIINYTRYPLRRYHIALTLPAEVAVDIAQPRLQAALAQLPGIEQHPAPAVHVTGIAGENLTLDVAFWIRSNHPDGPGILSQATTLLHATLRDLRAQHAPASVPPTT, encoded by the coding sequence GTGCAACCGCTCCTGGAACGTTGGCGTGACCTGCAAGCCACGCTGATCGGCCAGCTCCCGGAGATTCTGCTGGCGCTGATCGTGTTGGCGATCGCGCTGCTGATCGATGAGCGCGTTCAGCTTGCCGTTGAGCGCATCGTCGGACGGCGTGACGGTCAGCGTGAGCTAGCCCGGCTGCTGGGACGCATGGCGCGCATCGCGGTGGTGATCGTCGCCCTGCTGATCATCGTTTCGATCTTCCAGTGGTATCCGTTGCTGGCCAGCTTCGTTGCCAGCCTGGGCATTGCCGGGCTGATCATCGCCTTTGCGCTGCAGGACATCACCAAGAACTTCGCCGCCGGCGTGCTGTTGCTGCTGCTGCGGCCCTTTCGCTTGGAGGATCAGATCCGCGTGCGCGATTTCGAAGGCACCGTCACCGATATCTCGCTGCGCGCTACCACGCTGCGCACCACCGACGGCACCGAGGTGCTGGTCCCCAACGCCGATGTATACATCAGCCCGATCATCAACTATACGCGCTACCCGCTGCGGCGCTACCACATCGCGCTGACGCTGCCGGCGGAGGTCGCGGTCGACATTGCGCAGCCCCGTCTTCAGGCGGCGCTGGCCCAGCTACCGGGCATTGAACAACACCCCGCGCCGGCGGTCCACGTCACCGGCATCGCGGGCGAGAACCTTACGCTCGATGTGGCGTTCTGGATTCGTTCCAATCATCCAGATGGGCCTGGTATTCTGTCGCAGGCGACGACGCTTCTGCATGCAACGCTGCGCGATCTGCGGGCGCAGCATGCTCCAGCGTCGGTGCCCCCAACGACGTAG